From the genome of Acidimicrobiales bacterium, one region includes:
- a CDS encoding adenylate kinase gives MTGTLRRIGTSTSVVLIGAPGSGKGTHGVVLAERLGVPYLSTGDLLRDHVARGTTLGRQVGAYLDRGELVHDDLMVAVVGERLAELEGRGGHVLDGFPRTVAQAEAAERLVPGGPAEVVVFLALPDDVARERLAQRADGRSDDADGATVEHRLEVFHVETEPLVGFYRARGLLRSVDADQPPDAVLTAIESVLRL, from the coding sequence GTGACGGGTACCCTGCGGCGCATCGGCACATCGACCAGCGTCGTCCTGATCGGCGCCCCGGGTTCCGGGAAGGGGACGCATGGCGTCGTCCTCGCGGAGCGGTTGGGGGTGCCGTACCTGTCGACCGGTGACCTGCTGCGTGACCACGTCGCCCGCGGCACCACGCTGGGCCGGCAGGTGGGCGCCTACCTCGACCGCGGCGAGCTGGTGCACGACGACCTGATGGTCGCGGTCGTCGGCGAGCGGCTCGCCGAGCTGGAGGGCCGGGGCGGCCACGTGCTCGACGGGTTCCCGCGCACGGTCGCCCAGGCGGAGGCGGCGGAGCGGCTGGTGCCCGGCGGGCCGGCCGAGGTCGTCGTGTTCCTGGCGTTGCCCGACGACGTGGCCCGGGAGCGCCTCGCGCAGCGCGCCGACGGCCGCAGCGACGACGCCGACGGAGCGACCGTCGAGCACCGCCTCGAGGTCTTCCACGTCGAGACCGAGCCCCTGGTCGGCTTCTACCGCGCCCGTGGGCTGCTCCGCTCCGTCGACGCCGACCAGCCGCCCGACGCGGTGCTCACGGCGATCGAGTCGGT
- a CDS encoding zinc ribbon domain-containing protein codes for MPLYEYRCKVCDERFDARRAMVDADAPAPCPSGHTDAVRLLAAFAATGRATGSAAPAPAASAPCGAHCACH; via the coding sequence GTGCCGCTCTACGAGTACCGCTGCAAGGTGTGCGACGAGCGCTTCGACGCCCGCCGGGCGATGGTCGACGCCGATGCCCCGGCACCGTGCCCGTCGGGTCACACCGATGCCGTACGCCTCCTCGCCGCCTTCGCTGCCACCGGCCGCGCCACGGGGAGCGCGGCCCCGGCCCCCGCCGCGTCGGCGCCCTGCGGCGCGCACTGCGCCTGCCACTAG